The Gloeomargarita sp. SKYB120 genome segment CGCATCATCGTCTTCATTGACGAGTTGCATACTGTTGTCGGCGCTGGTAGGGCTGAAGGAACTGTCGTTGACGCTGCCGACATGCTGAAGCCCGCTTTGGCTCGCGGCGAACTTCGTTGCATTGGTGCGACGACCCTTGACGAATATCGCAAGCACATTGAAAAAGACCCAGCCCTTGAGCGTCGCTTCCAACCCGTTTATGTCGCTGAGCCGACCGTTGAGCAAACCATTGCGATTTTGCGCGGTTTGAAAGAGCGCTACGAAGTCCATCACGGCGTCCGCATCAAAGACAGCGCTTTAGTCGCCGCTGCCGTCTTGTCACATCGCTACATCGCCGACAGACACTTGCCCGACAAAGCCATTGACTTGGTCGATGAAGCGGCAGCGAAACTGCGAATGGAAATTGACTCCATGCCAACTGAAATTGACGAAGTTGAACGGCGCATCCGCCAGTTGGAAATTGAACGAGTGGCTTTGAGCAAAGACAGCGATGACCCTGTCGCACGGGAGCGGCTTGAAAAGTTGGAGCGC includes the following:
- a CDS encoding ATP-dependent chaperone ClpB, producing RIIVFIDELHTVVGAGRAEGTVVDAADMLKPALARGELRCIGATTLDEYRKHIEKDPALERRFQPVYVAEPTVEQTIAILRGLKERYEVHHGVRIKDSALVAAAVLSHRYIADRHLPDKAIDLVDEAAAKLRMEIDSMPTEIDEVERRIRQLEIERVALSKDSDDPVARERLEKLER